The genome window TGTCGGGAACGGCGGGATCGGTTCTGACGAGCCTCGGGACCAGCGCGGGCACCGCGCTTTCCGCGGCGCTGGCCGCCCCCGCGGTGGCGGGTGGCGTGGCCGTCAGCGTCGTCGCGGTCGGCGGTGCCGTCTATCTCTGCCGCGACGGCGACGCCGCGGCAGAATGATCGTGGGCCGCCTCAGCCGAGGCGGGAGATGACGACGGTCACCTCGGGCTTGCGCCCGATCTCGTCCATTGCGGTCTGACGGGCGACGCGACGCAGCGCCTCGTCGAGCTTGCCGTCGTCGAGAAGGGTCTTGTCGTCGGCGCGGTTCACGAACTGCGCCATATCCTCCTCCATGACCTCGGTCAGCTCGGAACCCGAGCGTCCCTTCGCGGGGAGGCCCATGAGCTCGACCCAGGGCTCGCCGAGGGGGGTGTCGTCCTCGTCCATGATGAGCGTGACCACCACATGGCCGTTCAGCGCCATGCGCATCCGGTCGCGCACGATCCCGTCGAGCGCACCGATCTGCACCGCGCCGTCGAGATAGCTGCGCCCCGTCTCGACGTATTCGACGATCTCGGGCTTGTTTCCCGACAGCGACACGCAGGTCCCGTTCGGCGCGAGCACGCCCATGCGGCCATGGCTCTGCGCAAGCTTGGTATGCTCGCGCAGGTGGCGGTGTTCGCCGTGCATAGGCACGACCATCTGGGGCGAGACGAGCTCGTGCATGGCGAGGATGTCGGGACGGTTGGCATGGCCCGAGACGTGATAGCGGCCGTCGGTATCCTCGACCACATCGACGCCCTGCTCCGAGAACTGGTTCATGATCGAGATCACGCCGCGCTCGTTCCCGGGAATCGTGCGTGAGGAGAACAGGAAGGTGTCGCCATCCGCCATCTTCAGGCCGAGATACTTGCCCCGCGCGAGTTGCGCGGATGCGGCACGACGCTCTCCCTGCGATCCGGTCACGATGAGCATGAGGCTTTCGCGAGGGACCTCGCGCGCATCCTCGGGCGAGATCACGGCGGGGAAATCGCTGAGCACGCCCGTCTCGACCGATGCCTCGATCATGCGGCGCATCGCACGCCCCAGAAGGCAGACGGAGCGTCCGGCGGCGATGCCGGCTTCGGCCAGCGTCTTTACCCGCGCGACGTTCGAGGCGAAGGTCGTGGCGACCACCATTCCGGGCTGCTCGGCCACGAGGCGCTGGATCTCGGGGGCGAGGGAGGATTCGGAGCGCCCCTCATGGGTCGAGAAGACATTGGTCGAGTCGCAGACCAGAGCCTTCACGCCCGGCTTGGCCGCCTCGGCCCAGAGCTCGCGATCGAAGGCCTCACCCACGCCGGGCTGATGGTCGATCTTGAAATCCCCGGTATGGATGATGCGCCCGTCCGGCGTCTCGATCACGAGCGCCGAGCTTTCCGGGATGGAATGCGACACGGGAAGGAAGCCGATGTTGAAATCGCCGATCTGGCGCATCTCGGGCCAGGGACCGACCACCTGCACCTTGTCGGGATTGGCCCCCTGCTCTTCCATCTTGCGACGCGCGTGATGCGCCGTGAACGCCCGCGCATAGACCGGAGCCTGCACGCGCGACCACAGATGACCGAGCGCGCCGACATGATCCTCGTGCGCATGGGTGATGAAGATCCCGTCGATGCGGTCCTTGCGCGCCTCGAGCCAGGCCACGTCGGGGAAGATGAGATCGACGCCCGGCGTCGTATCCATGTCGGGGAAGGTCACGCCGAGATCGACCACGATCAGCCGCTCCTTCCCGGGTTTGCCGTAGCCGTAGACGTAGCAGTTCATGCCGATCTCCCCCGCGCCGCCGAGGGGAAGATAGATCAGGCGATTTTCGGTCATGCGGTCTGTTCCAAATCCTTGTTGTGACGATAGATCACGGTCAATCCGTGCATCGTCAGGTTGTCCTCGAACGCGTCGAACAGCGCGTCCCCCTGCTGGAATAACGGTGCCAGCCCACCCGTTCCGATGACCTTCATGGGGCGGGAGCGTTCCATCCGGATCCGCTCGACCAGCCCGCTCACGAGGCCCACATAGCCCCAGAAAATACCCGACTGCATGCAATCGACCGTGTTGCGCCCCACGACCTGCGGCGGCATCGTCACGTCCACGAGCGGCAGCGCCGCCGCCGCATCGTGAAGCGCCTGGAGGCTGAGATTGACCCCCGGTGCGATGACCCCGCCGACATAGGCCCCGTCCGCCCCGACGACGTCGAAGGTCGTGGCCGTCCCGAAATCGACCACGATGAGATCGCCGCCATAGAGGTCGAAGCCCGCGACCGTGTTGACCAGCCGGTCAGGTCCGACCGCCGTGCCCGCATCGACGCGGACGTCGATCGGCAGAGCGCAATCGGGCTTGCCCACCACGTAGGGCCGGGTGTCGAAATAACGGTTGCAAAGGACCCTGAGGTTGAAGACCACACGCGGGACGGTCGAGCTCACGATGACTTCGGTGATCTTCACGTCGATCTTCTGAAGCTGCATCAGCGTGGACAGCCAGACGTAGTACTGATCCGCCGTCCGGTTGACCTCGGTCGCGGTCCGCCAGGTGGCAAGAAAACCGGTCCCGTCCCAGATCGAGAAGACCGTGTTTGTGTTGCCGCAATCGATGGCGAGAAGCATGGAGATCCCGCCCTAGAAATAGACGTCCGCGGCGGCGATGCGACGCTCGCCGTCGGGCGTGTCGAGGATGAGGTGGCCCGCCTCGTCGATGCTGCGGAACGTGCCGGTGACTTCGTCGTCGCCGGTCCGCGCGGTGATGACCTCGCCCAGCCGGGCAGCGTGGCGGAGCCACTTTTCGCGGATGGGTTCGAACCCGAGCTGTTCGATGATGCTTTCCTGCGTCGCGTAATAGCCCGCCAGCCGCAGGAGGAAATCCTCGGGATCGGGCGCGGTGTCGAGCATGACGGGCGGAAAGGCCGCGTCGCGGATCCCGTCGGGAAGATGCGCCAGGTTCACGCCGATCCCGATCGCGAGCCAGTCGACCTCGCCATTCGGGCGCGTCGTGGTCTCGAGCAGGATGCCCGCGACCTTGCCGTTGTCGAGAAGGACGTCGTTCGGCCATTTCAGGGACAGCCGCGTGCGTTCCACATAAAGCGCGAGCGTCTCGAAGAGCGCGTTCGCCGCCATGAAGGAGCGGAGCGCCGACCAGCCGGGCGTTCCCGTAGGCCGCATCATCAGAGTGGCCGAGAAATTGCCGCGCGGGGTCTGCCAGCCCCTGCCCCGCCGGCCGCGGCCGCCGGTCTGCTCGAGCCCGAGGATCCATGTCGGACGCTCGAGCTCGGGGATCAGCCGAAAGCCCTCGGCATTGGTACTGTCGACGCTGTCGCGCGTGATGGCGGCATAGCCATCGGGCCAGACCGGCTCAGTTGACAAGGGTCTCGGCCGCCAGTGCCGCCGCCCCTTCGATGCCGAAGAGGTTGACCACGCCCACCACCATGATGATGGCCGAGGCCACGAGGAACCCCCAGAGGACCGGGGACCTGCCGCCGTTGAGCCCTTCCGTCTCCTCGCCGAAATACATGAAGTAGACGATCCGGAGGTAATAGTAGGCCGCGATGACGGAGGCGATGACGCCGAGGATCGCGAGCCAGGCCATGTCCGCCTGGACGGCCGCGGTCAGCACGTAGAACTTTCCGAAGAAGCCCACGAGCGGCGGCACGCCGGCCATCGAGAACATCAGCACCAGCATGGCGAGCGCCTTGGTCGGCTCGTGACGGGCATAGTTGTTGAGCGCGTCGATCCGGACGACCGGCACGCCGTCACGCTCCATCGTCAGGATGAAGGCGAAGGCACCGATATTCATCGTCACGTAGATCGCCATGTAGACCAGCATCGCCTGCACGCCGAAGGCCGTCCCGCTTGCGAGACCCATCAGCGCGAAGCCCATGTGGTTGATCGAGGAATAGGCCATCAGCCGCTTGATGTTGGTCTGGCCGATCGCGGCCACCGCGCCGAGGAACATGGAGGCGACGGAGAGCGCCGCGACCACCTGCTGCCAGTCGCCGGACACGCCGCCGAACGCGTCATGGACCACCCGCGCGAAGAGCGCCATGGCCGCGACCTTCGGAGCCGTCGCGAAGAAGGCCGTCACGGGCGTGGGCGAGCCTTCGTAGACGTCGGGCGTCCACATGTGGAACGGAGCGGCCGAGACCTTGAAGGCGAGACCGGCGGCGATGAAGACGAGACCGAAGAGCAGCCCCAGCGATGCCGTGCCCTCGCCCGCGGCGACGATGATCCCCGAGAAGAGCGTCGTTCCCGCGAAGCCGTAGGTCAGCGACGCGCCGTAGAGGAGGAGACCCGACGACAGCGCACCCAGGACGAAATACTTGAGGCCGGCCTCGGTCGATTTGACGCTGTCGCGCCGCAAAGATGCCACGACGTAGAGCGCCAGCGATTGCAGCTCGAGACCCATGTAGAGGGACATGAGATCGCCCGCGCTGACCATGACCATCATGCCAATGACCGACAGGGTGACGAGGAGCGGATACTCGAACCGGAGAAGTCCGCGGCGCTCCATGTAGCCCTGGCTCATCAGGAGGATCGATGCCGCCGAGAGCAGCACCGTCACTTTGGCGAATCGCGAGAACGGATCGTCGTGGAACATGCCGCCGAAGGCCACACGCTCGCCCGAGCCGCCCAGACCGATCCAGGCGGCGAGCAGCACGAAGAGGATCGAGGTGGTCCAGACGAGCAGAGGGGCCGTGCGGTCCTTGCCCGTGTAGACAGCACCGAGAAGCCCGATCATGACGTAGATCGCCATGACGATCTCGGGTGAGACGATCGTGAAATCGGCGGAGCTCATCGCGGCATCCTCATTCGGTCGAGGCGACCTCGGTGTCGGCATTGCCAAGATCGGCCGCCGCAACCGCGTCGTCATAGGTGGTCAGAAGGTCGTCCACGGCCGGACTGATCCTGTCGAGGACCGGTGCCGGATAGACGCCCAGAAGGATCGTCATCGCCACGAGCGGAGCGAAGATCCACTTCTCGCGCGGGGTCAGATCCTGGATCGTCTTGAGGCTCTCCTTGATGAGGGAGCCCATCACGACCCGACGATAGAGCCAGAGGCCGTAGGCCGCCGACAGGATCACGCCGGTCGTGGCGACGAGCGCGACCCAGGTATTGGCCTGGAACATGCCCATCAGCGTCAGGAATTCACCCACGAAACCGCTGGTGCCGGGAAGGCCCACATTGGCCATGGTGAAGAGCATGAAGATCAGCGCGTAGGCCGGCATGCGGTTCACAAGTCCGCCATAGGCGTCGATCTCGCGCGTGTGCATCCGGTCGTAGATCACGCCCACACAGAGGAAGAGCGCGCCGGAGATGAAGCCGTGGCTGATCATCTGGAAGATCGCGCCGTCGACGCCCTGCTGGTTGGCCGAGAAGATGCCCGCGGTGACGTATCCCATGTGGGCGACCGACGAATAGGCGATGAGCTTCTTCATGTCGGTCTGGGCCAGTGCGACGAGCGACGTGTAGACGATCGCGATCGCCGAGAGCCACAGCACGAACGGTGCCAGGATCTCGGACGCAACGGGGAACATCCCGAGCGAGAACCGGATGAAGCCGTAGCCGCCGAGCTTCAGCAGGATCGCCGCAAGGACCACCGAGCCTGCGGTCGGTGCCTGGACGTGCGCATCGGGCAGCCAGGTATGGACCGGCCACATCGGCATCTTGACCGCAAAGCTCGCAAAGAAGGCGAGCCAGAGCAGGGTCTGGAGGCCGCCCACGATCTCGAGGCCGGCGATCTCCATGCTGCCGTAGCTGAACGTATGGCCGAGGAGCGACGGAATGTCGGTGGTGCCCGCGTCGAGATACATGGCGATCATCGCCACCAGCATCAGGACCGACCCGAGGAAGGTGTAGAGGAAGAACTTGAACGCGGCGTAGATACGTTCCTTCCCGCCCCAGATCCCGATGATGAGGAACATCGGGATGAGCCCCGCCTCGAAGAAGAGGTAGAAGAGCACGAGGTCGAGCGCCATGAACACGCCGAGCATCAGCGTCTCGAGCGCGAGGAAGGCGATCATGTATTCCTTCACCCGCGTCTTCACCTCCCAGCAGGAGAGGATGACGATCGGCATGAGGAACGTGGTCAGCATCACGAAGAGGACGCTGATCCCGTCGACGCCCATCTTGTAGCGGAGACCGAGGATCCAGTCGCCTTCCTCGACGAACTGGAAGCCCGCGCCGGGTTCGAACCCGACCAGCACGAAGAGAGACAGCAGGAAGCTGACGCTTGTCGCGATGAGCGCGAGCCACTTGGCGTTGCGTTGCGCGGCTTCGTCGTCGCCGCGCAGGAAGAGCGCGAGGATCGCAGCCGCGAGAAGCGGGACGAAGCAGATGATCGAAAGGAGGTTGTCCATTACTCCGCCCCTCCGCCGAGCGTCATCCAGGTAATCAGAAGGGCGAGCGCCACGACCATCGTGAAGGCGTAGTGGAAGAGGTATCCGCTTTGCGCACGGCCTGCGAGACGCGTCAGCATCGGCACGATCCCGAGCGCGATCCCGTTGATCCCGCCGTCGATGACGTTGCCGTCACCGCGCCGCCAGAGGAAGGCCCCGAGCCGCTTGGCAGGCTGGGTGAAGAGGACGTTGTAGACCTCGTCGAAATACCACTTGTTGAGCAGGAACTGGTAGAGGACCGGCTGGCTCTCGGCGAATTTGCGCGGCAGGTCGGGACGCCGGATATACATCATCCACGCCACGGCGAAACCGAAGATCATCGCGAAGAACGGGCTTGCCTTCACCCATGTGGGCGCATGGTGGGCCTCGTCCATGACGTGGTTGTCGGGTGCCATGTAGATCGCGCCCGCTTCCCATCCGCCGGCCATGACATCGGAATGGGCGTCGCCGCCCGCTTCGGTGTCCTGCGTCGGTTCTGTCACGTCCTCGAGCGCCTCGCCCGGCTGGCCTTCGGCCAGTTCCTCGGCCGCCACGACGACGCCCTCGCCGGTATCGTCGGCCAGTTCTCCGTGGACCTCTTCGCCCTCGGCCGCGACGCTGTGCTCGGGGATTCCGAAGAAGCGGTTCACCTGCGCGTGGTCACCGAAGAACGACCCGTACCAGATCATGCCGGAGAAGATCGCACCGAGTGCCAGCACGCCCAGAGGGGCCGTCATGATGATGGGCGATTCATGGGCATGTTCGTGCGTGTGCTTGTCGCCGCGCGGCTTGCCCCAGAAGGTCATGAACATCAGGCGCCAGGAATAGAAGCTCGTCATGGCGGCGGCGATCACCAGCATCCAGTAGGCATATTGCCCCGGACCGCTGAGCGCGCCCCACGCGCTTTCTATGACGGCGTCCTTCGACAGGAACCCGGCGAAACCGATATGGGTGAGCGGAATGCCGACGCCCGTGATGGCGAGCGTGCCGATGAGCATCGCCCAGAACGTGTAGGGCATCTTGTCCTTGAGACCGCCGTAGTTCCGCATGTCCTGTTCGTGATGCATCCCGTGGATCACGGAGCCCGCGCCCAGGAACAACATCGCCTTGAAGAAGGCATGCGTGAAGAGATGGAACATCGCGCCGGAGTAGACGCCGACACCCGCCGCCACGAACATGTAGCCGAGCTGCGAGCAGGTCGAATAGGCGATGACGCGCTTGATGTCGTTCTGCACGAGACCCACGGTCGCCGCGAAGAAGGCGGTCGTGCCCCCGATGATCGTGATGAAGGCCGTCGCGGTCGGCGCGTACTCCATGATCGGCGACATGCGGCAGACGAGGAACACGCCCGCGGTGACCATCGTCGCGGCATGGATCAGCGCGGAGACGGGCGTGGGCCCTTCCATCGCGTCGGGCAGCCACGTGTGCAGCAGCAGCTGCGCCGACTTGCCCATCGCACCGATGAAGAGAAGGAACGCCACCACCTCGGCCGCCGGCCAGTCGCGCCAGAGGAACCGCAGCTGCGTATCGGCCAGCTCGGGGCCCGCCGCGAAGATCGGATCGAAATTGACGCTATCGACCAGGAAGAAGAGCGCGAAGATCCCGAGCGCGAAGCCGAAATCGCCGACCCGGTTCACGACGAACGCCTTGATCGCCGCGGCGTTCGCGGACGGCTTGCGGTAGTAGAAGCCGATCAGCAGGTAGGACGCGACGCCGACCCCTTCCCAGCCGAAGAACATCTGGATGAGGTTATCGGCCGTCACGAGCATGAGCATCGCGAAGGTGAAGAACGAAAGATACGCGAAGAACCGCGGGCGA of Palleronia sp. LCG004 contains these proteins:
- a CDS encoding NADH-quinone oxidoreductase subunit M, with protein sequence MDNLLSIICFVPLLAAAILALFLRGDDEAAQRNAKWLALIATSVSFLLSLFVLVGFEPGAGFQFVEEGDWILGLRYKMGVDGISVLFVMLTTFLMPIVILSCWEVKTRVKEYMIAFLALETLMLGVFMALDLVLFYLFFEAGLIPMFLIIGIWGGKERIYAAFKFFLYTFLGSVLMLVAMIAMYLDAGTTDIPSLLGHTFSYGSMEIAGLEIVGGLQTLLWLAFFASFAVKMPMWPVHTWLPDAHVQAPTAGSVVLAAILLKLGGYGFIRFSLGMFPVASEILAPFVLWLSAIAIVYTSLVALAQTDMKKLIAYSSVAHMGYVTAGIFSANQQGVDGAIFQMISHGFISGALFLCVGVIYDRMHTREIDAYGGLVNRMPAYALIFMLFTMANVGLPGTSGFVGEFLTLMGMFQANTWVALVATTGVILSAAYGLWLYRRVVMGSLIKESLKTIQDLTPREKWIFAPLVAMTILLGVYPAPVLDRISPAVDDLLTTYDDAVAAADLGNADTEVASTE
- the nuoN gene encoding NADH-quinone oxidoreductase subunit NuoN — encoded protein: MSSADFTIVSPEIVMAIYVMIGLLGAVYTGKDRTAPLLVWTTSILFVLLAAWIGLGGSGERVAFGGMFHDDPFSRFAKVTVLLSAASILLMSQGYMERRGLLRFEYPLLVTLSVIGMMVMVSAGDLMSLYMGLELQSLALYVVASLRRDSVKSTEAGLKYFVLGALSSGLLLYGASLTYGFAGTTLFSGIIVAAGEGTASLGLLFGLVFIAAGLAFKVSAAPFHMWTPDVYEGSPTPVTAFFATAPKVAAMALFARVVHDAFGGVSGDWQQVVAALSVASMFLGAVAAIGQTNIKRLMAYSSINHMGFALMGLASGTAFGVQAMLVYMAIYVTMNIGAFAFILTMERDGVPVVRIDALNNYARHEPTKALAMLVLMFSMAGVPPLVGFFGKFYVLTAAVQADMAWLAILGVIASVIAAYYYLRIVYFMYFGEETEGLNGGRSPVLWGFLVASAIIMVVGVVNLFGIEGAAALAAETLVN
- a CDS encoding type III pantothenate kinase, yielding MLLAIDCGNTNTVFSIWDGTGFLATWRTATEVNRTADQYYVWLSTLMQLQKIDVKITEVIVSSTVPRVVFNLRVLCNRYFDTRPYVVGKPDCALPIDVRVDAGTAVGPDRLVNTVAGFDLYGGDLIVVDFGTATTFDVVGADGAYVGGVIAPGVNLSLQALHDAAAALPLVDVTMPPQVVGRNTVDCMQSGIFWGYVGLVSGLVERIRMERSRPMKVIGTGGLAPLFQQGDALFDAFEDNLTMHGLTVIYRHNKDLEQTA
- the nuoL gene encoding NADH-quinone oxidoreductase subunit L, producing MTTIILFAPLVGALICGFCWRIIGEKPAQWVATGLLFLAAFLSWIVFFTFDGEMRQIEILRWIESGSLTTDWAIRLDRLTAIMLIVITTVSALVHLYSFGYMAHDENFREGESYRPRFFAYLSFFTFAMLMLVTADNLIQMFFGWEGVGVASYLLIGFYYRKPSANAAAIKAFVVNRVGDFGFALGIFALFFLVDSVNFDPIFAAGPELADTQLRFLWRDWPAAEVVAFLLFIGAMGKSAQLLLHTWLPDAMEGPTPVSALIHAATMVTAGVFLVCRMSPIMEYAPTATAFITIIGGTTAFFAATVGLVQNDIKRVIAYSTCSQLGYMFVAAGVGVYSGAMFHLFTHAFFKAMLFLGAGSVIHGMHHEQDMRNYGGLKDKMPYTFWAMLIGTLAITGVGIPLTHIGFAGFLSKDAVIESAWGALSGPGQYAYWMLVIAAAMTSFYSWRLMFMTFWGKPRGDKHTHEHAHESPIIMTAPLGVLALGAIFSGMIWYGSFFGDHAQVNRFFGIPEHSVAAEGEEVHGELADDTGEGVVVAAEELAEGQPGEALEDVTEPTQDTEAGGDAHSDVMAGGWEAGAIYMAPDNHVMDEAHHAPTWVKASPFFAMIFGFAVAWMMYIRRPDLPRKFAESQPVLYQFLLNKWYFDEVYNVLFTQPAKRLGAFLWRRGDGNVIDGGINGIALGIVPMLTRLAGRAQSGYLFHYAFTMVVALALLITWMTLGGGAE
- a CDS encoding biotin--[acetyl-CoA-carboxylase] ligase translates to MSTEPVWPDGYAAITRDSVDSTNAEGFRLIPELERPTWILGLEQTGGRGRRGRGWQTPRGNFSATLMMRPTGTPGWSALRSFMAANALFETLALYVERTRLSLKWPNDVLLDNGKVAGILLETTTRPNGEVDWLAIGIGVNLAHLPDGIRDAAFPPVMLDTAPDPEDFLLRLAGYYATQESIIEQLGFEPIREKWLRHAARLGEVITARTGDDEVTGTFRSIDEAGHLILDTPDGERRIAAADVYF
- a CDS encoding ribonuclease J — its product is MTENRLIYLPLGGAGEIGMNCYVYGYGKPGKERLIVVDLGVTFPDMDTTPGVDLIFPDVAWLEARKDRIDGIFITHAHEDHVGALGHLWSRVQAPVYARAFTAHHARRKMEEQGANPDKVQVVGPWPEMRQIGDFNIGFLPVSHSIPESSALVIETPDGRIIHTGDFKIDHQPGVGEAFDRELWAEAAKPGVKALVCDSTNVFSTHEGRSESSLAPEIQRLVAEQPGMVVATTFASNVARVKTLAEAGIAAGRSVCLLGRAMRRMIEASVETGVLSDFPAVISPEDAREVPRESLMLIVTGSQGERRAASAQLARGKYLGLKMADGDTFLFSSRTIPGNERGVISIMNQFSEQGVDVVEDTDGRYHVSGHANRPDILAMHELVSPQMVVPMHGEHRHLREHTKLAQSHGRMGVLAPNGTCVSLSGNKPEIVEYVETGRSYLDGAVQIGALDGIVRDRMRMALNGHVVVTLIMDEDDTPLGEPWVELMGLPAKGRSGSELTEVMEEDMAQFVNRADDKTLLDDGKLDEALRRVARQTAMDEIGRKPEVTVVISRLG